TTTTTAAAGGAGCATATCATCCCTATGGGAAAGCTCGGTACAGCTGAAGATGTCGCAAGATCGGTAGTCTGGCTTTGCTCTGACATGTCTTCCCATACAACAGGGCAGTCCTTTTCAGTTGACGGCGGCATGCATATTTCTTAATAGGAGGAACGGTATCCATGATTGAAAATAGATATCCTCATGTATTTCAGCCACTGACAATCCGTGGCATTACCTTAAAGAACCGTCTTCAGTATGCCCCTACGGTTGTACTCAAGTGTGCGCCTAACGGAGATATGACCCAGGAAATGCTTGATTTCATGAAATGGCAGGCAAAGATCGGGGTCGCATATATTACGGTGGGAGATACTCCCGTAACCCATGACACAACTTCTGCGTGGCTCTGCGAAATGAATGTCAACTCAGATGACTGCATTCATGGCATGAATCAGCTTGTGGAAGCCGCCAGAAGCAATGGGGCAGAGCTTTCTGTTGAGCTTGCGCATGCTGGACGAGGCTCTCGGGTTTCTCCAGACGAACCGCCAGCATTTGCGGTATCTGCAGACCGTCCTTTATGCCCTGAAATGTCCAATCTGAAAGAAATGGATCGCTTAGATATGGATTATATGAAGAACCGATACGTTGACTGTGCTGTACGCTGCAAAAAAGCGGGATTCCGTATAATCATGCTGCACTGTGCCCATAACAATCTGCTTGCGCAATGGCTGTCACCTGATTCCAATGTTCGCTCAGATGAATACGGCGGAAATCCGGAAAATCGTCGTCGCTTTCCGCTGGAAGTACTAAAAGCAGTACGGGACGCCGTAGGACAGGACATGATCATTGAAATCCGGGTTTCCGCTCAGGAGGATACCCCCGGAGGTCTGGAATTCCACGAATCACTTGACTTTATGGAAGCAGCGCAGGAGTATGTGGATATCATCCACATCTCCAGAGGAAACGTGTTCACGCTGGGCGGTACGTTCTGTATTCCTACCTATTTCAAAGGCCGCCAGCTCAACGTCACCTTTGCTGCTGAAGCGAAAAAGCGGCTTCACGTGCCCGTTTGCGTTGTGGGCAACATTACCTCATTGAAGGAAGCGGAAGAGATTATCGCCTCCGGCAAAGCGGATCTGATCGCAATGGCCAAGAGCTATATGGCCGATCCTGCTCTGATCTCCAAGTCCATAACAGGAAAGGAAACCGAGGTTCGCCCATGTACTCGCTGTGACTTATGCGGCAATGCCAATACATACGGAACTTCCATGTCATGTGCAGTCAATCCTCGCATGGGAATCACCGGCGCAATCGAGCCTGTACCTGAGGCAGATCGAAAGAAAGTTATGGTCATAGGCGGCGGCCCTGCAGGCATGATGGCCGCGCAGACTCTTACGGCACGGGGACATGAAGTAAGCCTCTGGGAAAAATGTGCTCATCTAGGCGGCCTGCTCTTTGATGCCGTCATGGTACCCTTCAAAGGCTATATGCGGGATTATCTGGAATGGGATATCAAAGCAACCTTGAATTGCGGTGCAAAGATCAACTTAGGCAGAGAAGTTACCCTTGATATAGTTGAAAAGGAAAATCCGGATGCAGTTATTGTTGCTACCGGTTCAAGATACATTACGCCTCCAATTCCAGGGATTGATCATTCAAAGGTCAAGTCTGTTCGTGACGTGGATTCTGATCATGGATCTGCGGGCGATACTGTGGTCGTCTGCGGCGGAGGTCTCTCCGGCCTGGAATGCGCCTTGGCCCTTGCACAGAACGGGAAAACGGTAACCGTCGTGGATATGATTCCTGCAGAAGAATTTTGCAAGGATATGCCTATTTTCAATCGGGCTGACTTATTTGACCAGCTTGAGCATGCCGGAGTTGCACTGATCGGCGGCAAAAAAATTACAGGTTTTTGCAATAACGGAGTGGCTCTCGCTGATGATAAGGGAGAAGTCCAGATCATTCCGGGAGACACCTTTGTCAATGCTTTAGGCGTCGCTCCCGTAAACGATCTGGGCAAGGCTTTACTTGGGAAATATCCGTCGGGTATCTATCTTGTGGGCGACTGCGTGTGCCGGGGACGCAACTATTACCATGCAAATCACGAGGCCTATCATGCTGCAATGATGATTTAACCTTGTTTGCACAAATTGAAGTAATTTCATTTTAAATGGGGATGACACGAACGGTACAAAAACCGCATCAGTGCCATCCCCTTCTTCAAGTTAAAATGTGCAGAGTCCTAATAGCTTTCCAGCAGCTGATTGATCCGAGTAAGGAAATCAGTACTGTCTATTCTGAGACTTTTCGCTACCATCGCAACCGTGCTGTCATTTAATAGCTCCAAACCAAACGGTCCTTTCAGATATACAAGCTCTTCTTCCAATCGGAAGAAGTCCTCTTGAAATCTGGGATATTGCCGAAACAGCTCGGCAACATTTTGATCTGCCTCCACCTTCCTGGAGGAGATTCCTTCCCCCTTCACCGCAGGTGCGCTTTCGAGAGTACCACTTGCACCATCTGTTTCATCCAGTAAACTATAGGTGATCCTGAAAGTACGCCCACCCTCTTTGATATCAAAGTGGAGGGGATGTTCGCTCTCCTGAAGCAGCATTTTTTTCACATGAGGCGGTATTTTGGGCAAATCGGCACGATCAAGATTATTTGCCTGCTCCATATCATTATCGTCTGAAATTCCAGCTCCATTCCAAGCGGTCTTTTCAGGGATAAACTCCGTAGGTGGTTTGAGATACGAATATCCTTCCTCATCGTCTTTTTTCCGAAGTGTTACAAATTCTTCACTGGACAGAAGGCTCAGTGCCCTGACGGAAAGAACTCTCTCACTAAGATCGAGATATTTGGTAAACGTCTTGCTTAAATTTCTTTGATAATAAAGAAAATCAATTAGATCTCCCTCCTCAAGGCGCTCCAAATTCTCAGCAAGGG
This genomic window from Clostridiales bacterium contains:
- a CDS encoding FAD-dependent oxidoreductase yields the protein MIENRYPHVFQPLTIRGITLKNRLQYAPTVVLKCAPNGDMTQEMLDFMKWQAKIGVAYITVGDTPVTHDTTSAWLCEMNVNSDDCIHGMNQLVEAARSNGAELSVELAHAGRGSRVSPDEPPAFAVSADRPLCPEMSNLKEMDRLDMDYMKNRYVDCAVRCKKAGFRIIMLHCAHNNLLAQWLSPDSNVRSDEYGGNPENRRRFPLEVLKAVRDAVGQDMIIEIRVSAQEDTPGGLEFHESLDFMEAAQEYVDIIHISRGNVFTLGGTFCIPTYFKGRQLNVTFAAEAKKRLHVPVCVVGNITSLKEAEEIIASGKADLIAMAKSYMADPALISKSITGKETEVRPCTRCDLCGNANTYGTSMSCAVNPRMGITGAIEPVPEADRKKVMVIGGGPAGMMAAQTLTARGHEVSLWEKCAHLGGLLFDAVMVPFKGYMRDYLEWDIKATLNCGAKINLGREVTLDIVEKENPDAVIVATGSRYITPPIPGIDHSKVKSVRDVDSDHGSAGDTVVVCGGGLSGLECALALAQNGKTVTVVDMIPAEEFCKDMPIFNRADLFDQLEHAGVALIGGKKITGFCNNGVALADDKGEVQIIPGDTFVNALGVAPVNDLGKALLGKYPSGIYLVGDCVCRGRNYYHANHEAYHAAMMI